One genomic window of Mercenaria mercenaria strain notata chromosome 2, MADL_Memer_1, whole genome shotgun sequence includes the following:
- the LOC123562119 gene encoding uncharacterized protein LOC123562119 has product MQMLEGTNHVVTQKSECNNNVAMQRLECTNGAGMQRLECTNHVVMQMSECNYDVAMQKSECNNDVAMQMLECTNDVAMQKSECNNNVAMQMLECTNDVAMQRLECTNHVVMQMSECNNDVAMQRLECTNHVVMQMSECNNDVAMQRLECTNHVVMQMSECNNDVAIKRLECTNHVVMHMSECNNDVAVQRLECAYHVVMQMSECNNDVTMQRLECNNHVVMQMSECNNDVAMQRLECNNHVVMQMSECNNDVAMQRLECANHVVMQMSECNNDVAMQRLECANHVVMQISECNNDVAMQKFESPNDVAMQRLKCTNDVAMQRLECTNNVAIQRLEPTNDAAMQSTEQRLPAENRGFHYRTGARPGTWSFQYRTKFFSTELVLPVQNVFISLDLKPFSYFSYETTVS; this is encoded by the exons ATGCAGATGTTAGAAGGTACTAATCATGTTGTTACGCAGAAGTCAGAATGTAATAACAATGTTGCTATGCAGAGATTAGAATGTACTAATGGTGCTGGTATGCAGAGGTTGGAATGTACTAATCATGTTGTTATGCAGATGTCAGAATGTAATTATGATGTTGCTATGCAGAAGTCAGAATGTAATAATGATGTTGCTATGCAGATGTTGGAATGTACTAATGATGTTGCTATGCAGAAGTCAGAATGTAATAATAATGTTGCTATGCAGATGTTGGAATGTACTAATGATGTTGCTATGCAGAGGTTAGAATGTACTAATCATGTTGTTATGCAGATGTCAGAATGTAATAATGATGTTGCTATGCAGAGGTTAGAATGTACTAATCATGTTGTTATGCAGATGTCAGAATGTAATAATGATGTTGCTATGCAGAGGTTAGAATGTACTAATCATGTTGTTATGCAGATGTCAGAATGTAATAATGATGTTGCTATAAAGAGGTTGGAATGTACTAATCATGTTGTTATGCACATGTCAGAATGTAATAATGATGTTGCTGTGCAGAGGTTGGAATGTGCTTATCATGTTGTTATGCAGATGTCAGAATGTAATAATGATGTTACTATGCAAAGGTTAGAATGTAATAATCATGTTGTTATGCAGATGTCAGAATGTAATAATGATGTTGCTATGCAAAGGTTAGAATGTAATAATCATGTTGTTATGCAGATGTCAGAATGTAATAATGATGTTGCTATGCAGAGGTTAGAATGTGCTAATCATGTTGTTATGCAGATGTCAGAATGTAATAATGATGTTGCTATGCAGAGGTTAGAATGTGCTAATCATGTTGTTATGCAGATATCAGAATGTAATAATGATGTTGCTATGCAGAAGTTCGAAAGTCCTAATGATGTTGCTATGCAAAGGTTGAAATGTACTAATGATGTTGCTATGCAAAGGTTGGAATGTACTAATAATGTTGCTATTCAGAGGTTGGAACCTACCAATGATGCTGCTATGCAGAG CACAGAACAGCGACTTCCAGCAGAGAACAGGGGTTTCCACTATAGGACAGGGGCCAGACCAGGAACCTGGAGTTTCCAGTACAGAACTAAATTTTTCAGTACAGAACTGGTGCTTCCAGTACAGAAC GTGTTTATTTCACTGGATTTAAAACCATTCTCTTACTTCAGTTATGAAACAACAGTCAGTTAA